In Pseudomonas poae, a single genomic region encodes these proteins:
- a CDS encoding enoyl-CoA hydratase, whose amino-acid sequence MTSADPSVVTLDVQDNGVAVVRIHRPEVKNALNAQVREALAEHFRALAKRRDVRAIVLTGGEQCFVAGADIKEFAHAGAIDMYRRHTEYLWEAISRCPKPVIAAVNGFALGGGCELAMHCDLIVAGESARFAQPEVKLGLMPGAGGTQRLIRAVGKFQAMRIALTGCMVTAPEALAMGMLSEVVSDDRTLPRALELAAQIAALPPLAVEQIKEVMLAGADLPLESALVLERKAFQLLFDSKDQKEGAAAFFEKRTPEYRGNKHDRSH is encoded by the coding sequence GTGACCAGCGCAGACCCATCCGTGGTGACCCTCGACGTTCAGGACAATGGTGTGGCCGTCGTACGTATCCACCGTCCTGAGGTGAAAAACGCCCTCAACGCCCAGGTGCGTGAGGCACTGGCCGAACACTTCCGTGCATTGGCCAAGCGCCGGGATGTGCGCGCTATCGTGCTCACCGGTGGCGAGCAGTGCTTTGTGGCCGGAGCGGACATCAAGGAGTTCGCCCATGCCGGTGCAATCGATATGTACCGGCGCCACACCGAATACCTGTGGGAGGCCATCAGCCGTTGCCCCAAGCCGGTGATTGCGGCGGTCAATGGATTTGCCTTGGGCGGTGGCTGCGAGTTGGCGATGCATTGCGACCTGATTGTGGCCGGCGAGTCGGCACGGTTTGCCCAGCCGGAAGTGAAGCTGGGCTTGATGCCGGGCGCGGGCGGTACGCAACGCTTGATTCGTGCGGTGGGCAAATTCCAGGCGATGCGCATTGCGCTGACCGGTTGCATGGTCACGGCACCGGAGGCGCTGGCCATGGGCATGCTCAGCGAAGTCGTCAGCGATGACCGGACACTGCCGCGCGCCCTGGAACTGGCCGCGCAGATCGCCGCGTTGCCACCGTTGGCCGTGGAGCAGATCAAGGAAGTGATGCTGGCCGGCGCCGACCTGCCGCTGGAAAGCGCGCTGGTGCTGGAGCGCAAGGCGTTCCAATTGCTGTTTGATTCCAAGGACCAGAAGGAGGGCGCTGCCGCTTTCTTCGAGAAGCGCACGCCTGAATACCGGGGGAATAAGCATGACCGATCCCATTAA
- a CDS encoding GGDEF domain-containing protein — translation MKTPTQTNAIDFDSAKLQRLGFGQPSLLPRRRTTITQLRQQLGLQLQTSLEPERILGVFFREVQRLVPLDALQYRHEASDLRLEFGHRGHHSVSYSLSHEGEHLGELIFRRNQRLTEEELGQLESLLATLLYPMRNALLYRAATRSALRDPLTETGNRVAMDQTLQREIDMARRHLNPLSLLMLDIDHFKNINDTYGHAAGDNVLRAVAGAIKGQLRNVDMVFRFGGEEFLILLSNTGRDAAAMVGERLRQAAQTQDYWADGTRIELTVSLGCSTLLAAESAESLLRRADNALYVAKREGRNRLAMAG, via the coding sequence ATGAAAACACCCACCCAGACCAACGCAATTGACTTCGACAGTGCCAAATTGCAACGCCTGGGTTTTGGTCAGCCGTCCCTGCTTCCACGTCGCCGCACCACCATTACGCAACTGCGCCAGCAATTGGGCCTGCAACTGCAAACCAGCCTGGAGCCGGAGCGCATCCTCGGGGTGTTCTTTCGCGAGGTGCAGCGCCTGGTGCCTCTGGACGCCCTGCAATACCGCCACGAAGCCAGCGACCTGCGCCTTGAATTCGGCCATCGCGGCCACCACTCGGTGAGCTACAGCCTGAGCCATGAAGGTGAGCACCTGGGTGAGCTGATCTTTCGCCGCAACCAGCGCCTGACAGAAGAGGAACTCGGCCAACTCGAATCCCTGTTGGCGACGCTGCTATACCCCATGCGCAACGCCCTGCTCTATCGCGCCGCCACCCGCAGCGCGCTGCGCGATCCGTTGACCGAGACCGGTAACCGCGTGGCCATGGACCAAACCCTGCAACGGGAAATCGACATGGCGCGCCGGCATCTGAACCCATTGTCTTTGCTGATGCTGGACATCGATCACTTCAAGAACATCAACGACACCTACGGCCACGCCGCCGGCGATAACGTACTGCGCGCCGTTGCCGGGGCGATCAAGGGCCAGTTGCGTAACGTGGATATGGTGTTCCGGTTTGGCGGGGAAGAGTTCCTGATCCTGCTGTCCAACACCGGTCGCGATGCCGCGGCAATGGTCGGTGAACGCCTGCGCCAGGCAGCACAGACCCAGGATTATTGGGCGGATGGGACGCGGATCGAATTGACGGTGAGCTTGGGCTGCTCGACCCTACTGGCCGCCGAGTCTGCCGAAAGCCTGTTGCGCCGGGCCGACAACGCCCTGTACGTGGCCAAGCGCGAAGGTCGTAATCGCTTGGCAATGGCGGGGTAA
- a CDS encoding acyl-CoA dehydrogenase — MIRDAQTLHILVDAIAQFVNEALIPRENEVAETDEIPADIVSQFQDMGLFGLTIPEAYGGLGLTMEEEVTIAFELGRTSPAFRSYFGTNNGIGSIGILLDGTDAQKEHYLPLLASGQLLSSFCLTEPDSGSDAASLKTTAVRDGDHYVINGTKRFITNAPHAGIFTVMARTDPAIRGSGGISAFIVERDTPGLSLGKRDHKMGQQGAHTSDVIFDNVRVPADQLIGGVEGVGFKTAMKVLDKGRLHIAAVSVGAAERMLNDALHYAIDRKQFGQPIAEFQLIQAMLADSKAEIYAARCMVLDAARKRDEGQDIGTEASCSKMFATEMCGRVADRCVQIHGGAGYISEYAIERFYRDVRLFRLYEGTTQIQQLVIARNMIRAAQR, encoded by the coding sequence ATGATCCGAGACGCACAAACGCTTCATATCCTGGTGGACGCCATTGCGCAGTTCGTCAACGAAGCGCTGATCCCCCGGGAAAACGAAGTCGCCGAGACCGATGAAATCCCGGCGGACATCGTCAGCCAATTCCAGGACATGGGCCTGTTCGGCCTGACCATTCCCGAAGCCTACGGCGGCCTGGGCCTGACCATGGAAGAAGAGGTGACCATTGCCTTTGAACTGGGGCGCACCTCCCCGGCCTTTCGCTCCTACTTCGGCACCAACAATGGCATCGGCTCCATCGGCATCCTGCTGGACGGTACCGATGCGCAGAAGGAACACTACCTGCCGTTGCTGGCCAGCGGCCAATTGCTTAGCTCGTTCTGCCTCACCGAACCGGACTCCGGCTCCGACGCCGCCTCACTGAAAACCACCGCCGTGCGCGATGGCGACCACTACGTGATCAACGGCACCAAGCGCTTTATCACCAACGCCCCTCACGCCGGAATTTTCACCGTGATGGCGCGCACCGACCCGGCGATTCGCGGCTCGGGCGGTATCAGCGCATTTATCGTCGAACGTGACACGCCAGGCCTGTCCCTCGGCAAGCGTGACCACAAGATGGGCCAGCAAGGTGCGCATACCAGCGACGTGATCTTTGACAATGTGCGCGTGCCCGCCGACCAGTTGATCGGCGGCGTGGAAGGTGTGGGTTTCAAGACCGCGATGAAGGTGCTCGACAAGGGCCGCCTGCATATCGCCGCCGTGAGTGTCGGCGCTGCCGAGCGCATGCTGAACGACGCCTTGCACTACGCCATCGACCGCAAGCAATTCGGTCAACCGATTGCCGAATTCCAATTGATCCAGGCCATGCTCGCCGACAGCAAAGCCGAGATCTACGCCGCGCGCTGCATGGTGCTGGACGCTGCGCGCAAGCGTGACGAGGGCCAGGACATTGGCACCGAAGCCTCGTGCTCGAAGATGTTCGCCACCGAGATGTGCGGCCGGGTCGCCGACCGTTGTGTGCAGATCCATGGCGGCGCTGGCTATATCAGCGAGTACGCCATCGAACGTTTCTACCGGGATGTGCGCCTGTTCCGCCTGTATGAAGGCACCACGCAAATCCAGCAGTTGGTGATTGCCCGCAACATGATTCGCGCGGCGCAACGCTAG
- a CDS encoding IclR family transcriptional regulator has protein sequence MRRRNPDPDSTEVPAGNNAFEHLLIDPMNSDEEEDKDRQFVTALARGLELLRCFTPSESVLGNQDLARKTGLPKPTITRMTHTLTRLGYLKHLPQSGRYQLDVGVMAFGYAMLSNLSVRAVAHPLMETMAKYAQAAVAMATRDRLDAVYLDVVQGEANMTMRRQVGTRLPLHLSSAGRACLAAMPENEREFILDHIRQRHLEDWPTIRKGLERAFRDYTDFGYCMSIGEWHRDVNAIAVPLLHAQHGLLAFNCGGPSFHLSREKLEDDIGPRLKHMVNNIEAAAR, from the coding sequence ATGCGCCGTCGAAACCCGGACCCGGACAGCACCGAAGTCCCTGCAGGCAACAATGCCTTCGAGCATTTGTTGATTGACCCGATGAACAGCGATGAGGAGGAAGACAAAGACCGCCAGTTCGTCACCGCCCTGGCACGCGGCCTGGAATTGCTGCGCTGTTTCACGCCGAGCGAGAGCGTACTGGGCAACCAGGACTTGGCGCGCAAGACCGGGCTGCCGAAGCCGACGATCACCCGCATGACCCACACGCTGACACGCCTGGGTTACCTCAAGCACCTGCCGCAGTCGGGCCGGTACCAGTTGGATGTGGGCGTGATGGCCTTCGGTTACGCGATGTTGTCGAACCTGTCGGTGCGCGCCGTGGCCCATCCGTTGATGGAGACCATGGCCAAGTACGCCCAGGCGGCCGTTGCGATGGCCACCCGGGACCGGCTGGACGCGGTGTACCTGGACGTGGTCCAGGGCGAAGCGAACATGACCATGCGCCGCCAGGTGGGTACGCGCTTGCCGTTGCACCTGAGTTCAGCAGGCCGCGCCTGCCTGGCAGCGATGCCGGAAAACGAGCGGGAGTTCATCCTCGACCACATCCGCCAGCGTCATCTGGAGGACTGGCCGACCATCCGCAAGGGGCTCGAACGCGCCTTCCGGGACTACACCGACTTCGGCTATTGCATGTCGATCGGTGAGTGGCACCGCGATGTCAATGCCATCGCCGTACCGCTGCTGCATGCCCAACACGGCTTGCTGGCGTTCAACTGTGGCGGACCGAGTTTCCACCTCTCACGGGAGAAACTCGAAGACGACATCGGACCTCGCCTCAAGCACATGGTGAACAATATCGAGGCCGCCGCCCGCTAG